The following coding sequences lie in one Phalacrocorax carbo chromosome 3, bPhaCar2.1, whole genome shotgun sequence genomic window:
- the ALDH8A1 gene encoding 2-aminomuconic semialdehyde dehydrogenase — protein MMAHSKALLVLENFIGGKFVPCSSYIDSYNPSTGDVYCRVPDSGKEEVEAAVKAAKNAFPVWSSKSPLERSQILNKLADLIEQDLETFAQAESKDQGKTITFARTVDIPRAVYNFRFFASSILHHTTECTEMATMGCVHYTSRAPVGVAGLISPWNLPLYLLTWKIAPAIACGNTVVAKPSEMTSVTAWMMCKLLEKAGVPHGVVNVVFGTGTKAGEALVCHPDVPLISFTGSTLTAQRIMEKSAPHCKRLSMELGGKNPAIVFDDADLTQCIPTTLRSSFANQGEICLCTSRIFVQRGIYSEFLKRFVAEAKKWKVGNPSDPTVNMGALISKEHLEKVRSYVKKAQAEGARVLCGEGVDFLALPTGNQKGYFMLPTVIAEVKDESCCMQEEIFGPVTCVVAFDTEEEVIERANGVKYGLAATVWSSNVGRVHRVAQRLQSGLVWTNCWLVRDLNLPFGGMKASGIGREGAKDSYEFFTEVKTITIKH, from the exons ATGATGGCTCACTCAAAGGCTCTCTTAGTGCTGGAAAACTTCATAGGTGGCAAATTTGTTCCTTGTTCCTCCTACATAGACTCCTATAATCCATCTACTGGAGATGTCTACTGCAGGGTGCCAGACAGTGGCAAAGAAGAG GTGGAAGCTGCTGTCAAAGCTGCCAAAAATGCCTTCCCAGTTTGGTCCTCAAAAAGTCCATTGGAAAGATCTCAGATCCTGAACAAATTGGCAGACCTGATTGAACAAGACCTGGAAACATTTGCACAAGCAGAGTCAAAGGATCAGG gaaaaactaTTACATTTGCTAGAACAGTGGACATCCCTCGGGCCGTGTACAACTTCCGATTCTTTGCCTCTTCCATACTTCATCACACGACAGAGTGCACCGAGATGGCAACCATGGGCTGCGTGCATTACACCTCGAGGGCACCTGTGGGAGTTG CTGGTTTAATCAGTCCCTGGAATTTGCCACTATATTTGTTGACCTGGAAAATAGCTCCTGCCATTGCATGTGGAAATACTGTGGTTGCCAAGCCAAGTGAGATGACATCTGTCACGGCTTGGATGATGTGCAAGCTCTTGGAGAAAGCAG GAGTGCCCCACGGGGTGGTGAATGTGGTGTTTGGAACAGGCACCAAGGCAGGAGAAGCCCTTGTCTGCCATCCTGACGTGCCTCTGATCTCCTTCACGGGAAGCACACTGACGGCCCAGCGGATCATGGAGAAAAGTGCTCCACACTGCAAACGGCTCTCGATGGAACTGGGAGGCAAAAACCCTGCGATCGTCTTTGATGACGCTGACTTGACCCAATGCATCCCCACAACCTTGAGGTCCAGCTTCGCCAACCAG GGTGAAATCTGTCTCTGCACCTCCAGGATCTTTGTTCAGAGGGGCATATACAGTGAGTTTTTGAAGAGGTTTGTGGCAGAAGCTAAGAAGTGGAAGGTTGGGAACCCCTCAGATCCTACAGTCAACATGGGAGCACTGATAAGTAAAGAGCATCTAGAAAAG GTAAGGAGCTATGTGAAGAAAGCCCAAGCTGAAGGAGCCAGAGTCCTCTGTGGAGAGGGAGTGGATTTCTTGGCTCTCCCAACTGGCAACCAGAAAGGCTATTTCATGTTGCCCACAGTTATTGCTGAAGTCAAGGATGAATCTTGTTGCATGCAAGAAGAGATCTTTGGTCCTGTGACATGTGTGGTAGCATTTGATACAGAAGAGGAAGTAATCGAAAGAGCCAATGGTGTGAAATATGGCTTGGCAGCCACTGTGTGGTCCAGCAATGTGGGACGCGTTCATCGGGTGGCACAAAGACTGCAGTCTGGATTGGTATGGACCAACTGCTGGCTTGTTAGAGATCTGAACTTGCCATTTGGTGGAATGAAAGCCTCAGGCATAGGAAGGGAGGGAGCAAAGGATTCCTACGAGTTCTTCACTGAGGTCAAAACCATCACAATAAAGCACTGA